One Panicum virgatum strain AP13 chromosome 9K, P.virgatum_v5, whole genome shotgun sequence genomic region harbors:
- the LOC120650334 gene encoding uncharacterized protein LOC120650334 isoform X3 — protein sequence MAWRGAASRSLLAAVRGRAASSTAASRVRAAAPLPTAPRRRVPTFAFATARPLAAMAGSPASVVASLTGHTAASVRACCELSQGNGDDV from the exons AtggcgtggcgcggcgccgcctcccgctctctcctcgccgccgtccgtggccgcgccgcctcctccactgcCGCCTCGCGTGTCCGCGCGGCCGCCCCACTCCCcaccgcccctcgccgccgcgttccCACCTTCGCCTTCGCCACCGCAAG GCCgttggcggcgatggcggggtcgccggcgtcCGTCGTGGCGAGTCTCACCGGGCACACGGCGGCGAGCGTGCGTGCGTGCTGTGAGCTCTCCCAGG GAAATGGCGATGACGTATGA
- the LOC120650334 gene encoding uncharacterized protein LOC120650334 isoform X4, whose translation MAWRGAASRSLLAAVRGRAASSTAASRVRAAAPLPTAPRRRVPTFAFATARPLAAMAGSPASVVASLTGHTAASVRACCELSQGT comes from the exons AtggcgtggcgcggcgccgcctcccgctctctcctcgccgccgtccgtggccgcgccgcctcctccactgcCGCCTCGCGTGTCCGCGCGGCCGCCCCACTCCCcaccgcccctcgccgccgcgttccCACCTTCGCCTTCGCCACCGCAAG GCCgttggcggcgatggcggggtcgccggcgtcCGTCGTGGCGAGTCTCACCGGGCACACGGCGGCGAGCGTGCGTGCGTGCTGTGAGCTCTCCCAGG GTACTTAA
- the LOC120650334 gene encoding uncharacterized protein LOC120650334 isoform X2 → MAWRGAASRSLLAAVRGRAASSTAASRVRAAAPLPTAPRRRVPTFAFATARPLAAMAGSPASVVASLTGHTAASVRACCELSQGQNGKDG, encoded by the exons AtggcgtggcgcggcgccgcctcccgctctctcctcgccgccgtccgtggccgcgccgcctcctccactgcCGCCTCGCGTGTCCGCGCGGCCGCCCCACTCCCcaccgcccctcgccgccgcgttccCACCTTCGCCTTCGCCACCGCAAG GCCgttggcggcgatggcggggtcgccggcgtcCGTCGTGGCGAGTCTCACCGGGCACACGGCGGCGAGCGTGCGTGCGTGCTGTGAGCTCTCCCAGG GCCAAAATGGAAAAGACGGTTGA
- the LOC120650334 gene encoding uncharacterized protein LOC120650334 isoform X1, protein MAWRGAASRSLLAAVRGRAASSTAASRVRAAAPLPTAPRRRVPTFAFATARPLAAMAGSPASVVASLTGHTAASVRACCELSQGTLFCRTCQDR, encoded by the exons AtggcgtggcgcggcgccgcctcccgctctctcctcgccgccgtccgtggccgcgccgcctcctccactgcCGCCTCGCGTGTCCGCGCGGCCGCCCCACTCCCcaccgcccctcgccgccgcgttccCACCTTCGCCTTCGCCACCGCAAG GCCgttggcggcgatggcggggtcgccggcgtcCGTCGTGGCGAGTCTCACCGGGCACACGGCGGCGAGCGTGCGTGCGTGCTGTGAGCTCTCCCAGGGTACCCTCTTCTGCCGCACTTGTCAGGATCGCTAG
- the LOC120650336 gene encoding B3 domain-containing protein Os03g0622200-like, with translation MQNLDKNCRVCMEWQEHCYWSHMADDQKHFFKPMVGDFTETMSIPGRFANNFNGHISEVVSLKSPGGKTWSIGVGNNANDEVMLQSGWKEFVSAHSIEEGDYLLFKYSGVSSFDVLIFDSSGCEKTAPHFAQNHGCERIEGSAGVEGAQLELAVQRNTSRSIPNPCKRKLCRDIEQVRCHVKDDEDDLEVDHEGDTPAAKTGYYFCKNGPVSAYHLTEEEREEISSVRIPAQPTNPVFVQVMHPSHVRGKKSGVVAISSEFAAKYLGATRGEIILQRVGSKGKWHVRYSCNRFSRGLVGRGWCGFVGDNGLLNHDVCLFELIKGKQRPTMTVHVLRKVRDRFVLLR, from the exons ATGCAGAACTTGGACAAGAACTGCAGGGTTTGCATGGAGTGGCAAGAGCATTGCTACTGGAGCCACATGGCCGATGACCAGAAGCACTTCTTCAAGCCTATGGTTGGGGACTTCACTGAAACCATG AGCATACCTGGAAGATTCGCAAACAATTTCAACGGCCACATCTCGGAGGTCGTCAGCTTGAAGTCCCCAGGTGGCAAAACATGGAGCATTGGAGTAGGCAACAATGCTAATGACGAAGTAATGCTCCAGTCTGGCTGGAAAGAGTTCGTCAGTGCTCACAGCATCGAGGAAGGAGACTACCTGCTCTTCAAGTACAGCGGAGTGTCCTCCTTTGACGTCCTGATTTTCGATTCAAGCGGCTGCGAGAAAACAGCGCCccattttgcccaaaaccatGGGTGTGAAAGAATCGAGGGTTCTGCGGGCGTCGAAGGAGCGCAGCTGGAGTTGGCAGTTCAGAGAAACACCAGCCGGAGCATCCCCAACCCATGCAAACGCAAACTTTGCCGTGATATTG AACAAGTTCGCTGCCATGTCAAAGATGACGAAGACGATCTTGAGGTAGATCATGAGGGCGACACGCCGGCGGCCAAGACCGGATACTACTTCTGCAAGAATGGCCCGGTGAGCGCGTACCATCTGAcagaggaagagagggaggagatATCAAGCGTCCGGATCCCGGCCCAGCCGACGAACCCGGTGTTCGTGCAGGTGATGCACCCCAGCCATGTCCGCGGCAAGAAATCCGGCGTCGTG GCCATTTCTTCAGAGTTTGCGGCGAAGTACCTGGGAGCGACCCGCGGGGAGATCATCCTCCAGAGGGTCGGCAGCAAGGGGAAGTGGCACGTCCGCTACAGCTGCAACAGGTTCAGCCGTGGCCTCGTCGGCCGCGGCTGGTGCGGCTTCGTCGGCGACAACGGCCTCCTCAACCACGACGTCTGCCTCTTCGAGCTGATCAAGGGCAAGCAGCGCCCGACCATGACCGTGCACGTCCTGCGCAAGGTGCGCGACCGCTTCGTCCTCCTGCGCTGA
- the LOC120650338 gene encoding putative B3 domain-containing protein Os03g0621600, translated as MRKITGTIKLESRVGSSFDVQVINNQGKVSLGFGWEAFVSAHDLNMGDFLVFKYDQRSHFKVLIFDSSGCEKLSSVVIDATHKSQRKEPVGMPSPYHDILMKSSPSANKAWEQQDSSNQGHNVIDTSSSSSLPIPSGDATFPKEDQKVQFVPEYILPCGTYLTSTQKQKVKEKVRAIHSEIPIHVCVMTKSNIYGRSRCMNFARQYADAYLRFEKKELMLQCSGKIWDVRCSKVGKHTRLWKGWKQFASDKNLQLGDICLLELLRNKEYTMNVHIIRSR; from the exons ATGAGGAAAATAACAGGAACTATTAAGCTAGAATCGCGTGTTGGTTCCAGTTTCGATGTTCAAGTAATCAACAATCAGGGTAAGGTATCCCTTGGGTTTGGATGGGAGGCATTTGTCAGTGCTCATGATTTGAATATGGGAGACTTCTTGGTATTCAAATATGATCAGAGATCTCATTTTAAGGTTCTAATCTTTGATTCAAGTGGTTGTGAGAAATTATCATCTGTCgtaatcgatgctactcataaATCACAAAGGAAAGAACCAGTTGGCATGCCAAGCCCATATCATGATATCCTCATGAAATCTTCTCCAAGCGCAAATAAAGCATGGGAACAGCAGGATAGCTCAAATCAGGGGCATAATGTGATCGATACCAGTTCATCAAGTTCTTTACCCATACCATCAG GAGATGCTACATTTCCCAAAGAAGATCAGAAAGTGCAATTTGTACCAGAGTACATCTTACCATGTGGCACCTATCTTACTAGTACACAGAAGCAAAAGGTGAAAGAGAAAGTCCGGGCAATTCATTCTGAAATCCCCATACATGTCTGTGTCATGACGAAGAGCAACATATATGGAAGAAGTCGTTGCATG AACTTTGCTCGGCAATATGCTGATGCATACCTTCGATTTGAGAAGAAAGAGCTGATGCTTCAGTGCAGTGGCAAAATTTGGGACGTGCGATGTTCAAAGGTCGGCAAACATACAAGGCTTTGGAAAGGGTGGAAGCAGTTCGCATCAGACAAGAATTTGCAATTGGGTGATATCTGTCTCTTGGAGCTCCTGAGAAACAAGGAGTATACGATGAATGTGCATATCATCCGCAGTAGATGA
- the LOC120650337 gene encoding UDP-glycosyltransferase 92A1-like, whose protein sequence is MATTRKKHVVLFPFPGQGHLAGFLAIARLLARELPDAAVTVVSTPRNVAALRRSSSSAVDAGRQSSIGFHALPFVPADHGLPAGCESISSLPLPAFITLFEAFEALEPAFDAYLSGLRGGAGADVCVVADVFVAWTVGAARRHGCAHALFVSCGAFGTAIFHALWSHMPALLFGSDGALRLPEHPGVALRRSQLSPAFLLRGDLSDRWTAYYQRIIRHGHRTDAVLANTVEELEPTGLAMMRRALGEVVPVWPVGPLVRGGDDSAKSDDDIVLLRWLDSRPPSSVLYISFGSQNTIQPNQMMELAAALEATGRPFVWAVRPPVGFDIAGAFRDEWLPEGFDARARAGDRGVLVRGWAPQVRILAHAATGAFLSHCGWNSVLESLAHGVPVIGWPLAAEQFYNVRVLAEEWGVGVEVARGNLESSAVGRSEVAEAVETVMGNTAASAAMRRRVVEVQEVMRSA, encoded by the coding sequence ATGGCCACCACAAGAAAGAAACACGTCGTGCTCTTCCCCTTCCCCGGGCAGGGCCACCTCGCCGGCTTCCTCGCCATCGCCCGCCTCCTGGCCCGTGAGCTGCCGGATGCCGCCGTCACGGTCGTCTCCACTCCGCGCAACGTCGCCGCGCtgcggcgctcctcctcctcagccgTGGACGCGGGGCGGCAGTCCTCGATCGGTTTCCACGCGCTGCCGTTCGTGCCGGCCGACCACGGCCTGCCCGCCGGCTGCGAGTCCATCAGCTCCCTCCCGCTGCCGGCGTTCATCACGCTCTTCGAGGCGTTCGAGGCTCTCGAGCCCGCCTTCGACGCCTACCTGTCgggtctccgcggcggcgccggcgccgacgtctGCGTCGTCGCCGACGTGTTCGTGGCGTGGACGGTGGGGGCCGCGCGGCGGCACGGGTGCGCGCACGCGCTCTTCGTCTCCTGCGGCGCGTTCGGCACGGCCATCTTCCACGCCCTGTGGAGCCACATGCCGGCGCTGCTTTTTGGCTCCGACGGCGCGCTCCGGCTGCCGGAGCACCCGGGCGTGGCGCTCCGCCGGTCGCAGCTGTCGCCGGCCTTCCTGCTCCGCGGCGACCTGAGCGACCGCTGGACAGCGTACTACCAGCGGATCATACGCCACGGGCACCGCACGGACGCGGTGCTCGCCAACACCGTGGAGGAGTTGGAGCCCACGGGGCTCGCCATGATGCGCCGCGCCCTTGGCGAGGTGGTCCCGGTCTGGCCCGTCGGCCCCctcgtccgcggcggcgacgactcgGCCAAGTCCGACGACGACATCGTCCTGCTGCGGTGGCTGGACTCGCGGCCGCCGTCGTCCGTCCTGTACATCTCCTTCGGGTCCCAGAACACCATCCAGCCCAACCAGATGATggagctcgccgcggccctgGAGGCCACCGGCCGGCCGTTCGTCTGGGCCGTGCGGCCGCCGGTGGGGTTCGACAtcgccggcgcgttccgcgACGAGTGGCTCCCGGAGGGGTTCGATGCGCGGGCGCGCGCCGGCGACAGGGGCGTCCTGGTCCGTGGGTGGGCGCCGCAGGTGCGGATCCTCGCGCACGCCGCCACGGGCGCGTTCCTCAGccactgcgggtggaactcggTGCTGGAGAGCCTGGCGCACGGCGTGCCGGTCATCGGCTGGCCGCTCGCGGCGGAGCAGTTCTACAACGTCCGGGTGCTGGCGGAGGAGTGGGGGGTGGGCGTGGAGGTGGCGCGGGGGAACCTCGAGAGCTCGGCCGTGGGGAGGTCCGAGGTGGCCGAGGCCGTGGAGACGGTGATGGGGAacacggcggcgtcggcggccatgCGGCGGCGCGTCGTGGAGGTCCAGGAGGTGATGCGGAGCGCGTGA
- the LOC120650339 gene encoding replication protein A 14 kDa subunit-like, which translates to MDASGLPAFANGEMLKTLVGRRVRTVVQVQRREGGLLVGQSTDGHQLIIRGAMDVPVSHFMEVFGTAEGDQSISAEICTDFGNNFDAESFNGLCKFANMVKEPFL; encoded by the exons ATGGATGCGTCAGGCCTTCCAGCATTCGCCAATGGAGAGATGCTGAAGACGTTGGTTGGGCGAAGAGTGCGCACAGTGGTTCAAGTCCAGCGCCGTGAAGGCGGACTCCTTGTTGGGCAGTCAACTGACGGGCATCAGTTGATTATTAGAGGTGCCATGGATGTCCCTGTATCACACTTTATGGAGGTTTTTGGAACTGCTGAAGGCGACCAGTCTATCAGTGCTGAAATTTGCACAGATTTCGGCAACAActttg ATGCTGAATCATTCAATGGACTGTGCAAGTTTGCGAACATGGTCAAGGAGCCGTTCCTGTAG